In Nitrospinota bacterium, the following are encoded in one genomic region:
- a CDS encoding Trm112 family protein, translating into MAIDKDLLQILACPKCKGDLALTAEGDGLVCAKCRLMYEIRDEIPVMLIDEAIPLGEDLKPK; encoded by the coding sequence ATGGCTATTGATAAAGATCTGTTGCAGATATTGGCATGCCCCAAATGCAAGGGCGATCTGGCTCTCACCGCAGAGGGGGACGGTCTCGTTTGCGCGAAATGCAGGCTGATGTATGAAATCAGGGATGAAATTCCGGTGATGCTGATAGATGAAGCGATTCCGCTGGGCGAAGATTTAAAGCCGAAATAG
- a CDS encoding glycosyltransferase family 2 protein has product MTARVSAAVIAFNEEDKIGDCLKSLSWVDEIVVVDSHSTDRTREIAASFGAKVIERDWPGNIKQKNFALESCSNEWVISLDADERISEALKGEIQNALRDPAADGYAMPRKVFYINRWITNCGWYPAPKVRLVKKDLAKWGGVDPHDTLFVKGKIGKFTGDIYHLSFDSIFDHFRTIDNFTRIGAIEAHKKGKRAGVIDITLRPLFTFIKMYVFKLGFLDGVPGFIASSLSAYHTFSKYDRLFDIQESE; this is encoded by the coding sequence ATGACTGCAAGGGTTTCCGCCGCGGTTATCGCCTTCAACGAGGAGGATAAAATCGGCGATTGTCTCAAATCGCTTTCGTGGGTCGATGAGATAGTCGTAGTCGATTCGCACAGTACCGACCGCACAAGGGAAATCGCCGCAAGTTTCGGCGCGAAGGTCATTGAGCGGGACTGGCCTGGAAACATCAAGCAGAAGAATTTCGCGCTGGAAAGCTGTTCGAATGAGTGGGTTATTTCGCTGGACGCTGACGAAAGGATTTCCGAAGCGCTGAAGGGGGAGATCCAAAACGCCCTGCGCGATCCTGCCGCCGACGGGTATGCGATGCCCCGCAAGGTTTTCTATATCAACAGGTGGATCACCAATTGCGGATGGTATCCAGCCCCAAAGGTCAGGCTCGTAAAAAAGGATTTAGCGAAATGGGGGGGGGTCGATCCTCACGATACCCTATTTGTAAAAGGGAAGATCGGAAAATTTACAGGTGATATTTACCACCTGTCATTTGATTCGATTTTTGATCATTTCAGGACCATCGACAACTTCACCAGAATAGGCGCTATCGAGGCTCATAAAAAAGGGAAGAGAGCAGGCGTGATCGATATTACGCTACGGCCGTTATTTACATTTATTAAAATGTACGTTTTCAAACTCGGTTTTTTGGATGGTGTGCCGGGATTTATCGCCTCTTCCCTGTCCGCATACCATACTTTCTCAAAATACGACCGTTTATTTGATATTCAGGAGAGCGAATAG
- a CDS encoding SDR family oxidoreductase: MSEKWILFLGAGSDVARELAKLYAIEGYNLYLAGRDVSEMEELSYALSRAYGIKGRGAGFDALDYDSHARFYSSLEPKPYGVVCAFGYLGVQERAESEWDEAKKILDTNLTGAVSILNIAANDLESRKSGFIIGISSTGGDRGRATNYIYGAAKGGFSSYLSGLRNRLYRHGVSVLTVKPGFMATKMTAHLGLPKLLTASPASAAGDIFRAARKGKNIVYTKWFWGIIMFVIIHIPEGIFKRMKI; this comes from the coding sequence ATGAGTGAAAAGTGGATTCTCTTTTTGGGGGCCGGTTCCGATGTTGCGAGAGAACTTGCGAAGCTCTACGCGATAGAAGGTTACAACCTCTATCTTGCGGGGCGGGATGTATCCGAGATGGAGGAGCTTTCCTACGCTCTTTCCAGAGCGTACGGGATAAAGGGGAGAGGCGCGGGTTTCGACGCCCTTGATTATGATTCTCACGCGAGGTTTTACTCTTCGCTGGAACCAAAGCCTTACGGTGTCGTATGCGCGTTCGGCTATCTGGGGGTGCAGGAGAGGGCCGAGTCCGAATGGGATGAGGCGAAAAAGATACTGGATACGAATCTTACCGGCGCCGTTTCGATTCTGAATATCGCGGCGAACGATCTTGAATCGAGGAAGTCCGGATTTATTATAGGTATCAGCTCCACCGGGGGGGACAGGGGGCGTGCGACGAATTATATTTATGGAGCGGCCAAGGGGGGATTCTCTTCATACCTCTCCGGTCTGAGGAACAGGCTTTATCGGCATGGCGTATCGGTGCTTACGGTTAAACCCGGCTTCATGGCGACAAAGATGACCGCCCACCTCGGTCTGCCTAAGCTTCTTACTGCCTCGCCTGCCAGTGCGGCGGGGGATATTTTCAGGGCGGCGAGAAAGGGGAAAAACATTGTCTACACAAAGTGGTTTTGGGGGATAATCATGTTTGTTATTATCCATATCCCGGAGGGGATTTTTAAGAGGATGAAGATATGA
- a CDS encoding adenine phosphoribosyltransferase: MTEGPGQDLIGKIRIVPDFPKKGIEFFDITTLWNDAEGFKKLNDLFYENYKDKGITKVVGIEARGFLTASVMAYRLGCGVSLVRKPGKLPYETISESYELEYGTNEIHLHNDAVHKGDVVLLMDDLLATGGTMAATVKLVEKLGASIAGIAFIVELDFLKGREKLGGHEILSLIRTS, translated from the coding sequence ATGACTGAAGGTCCAGGCCAGGATTTAATAGGGAAGATCAGGATTGTTCCGGATTTTCCCAAAAAAGGGATAGAATTTTTCGACATTACCACTCTTTGGAATGACGCTGAGGGTTTTAAAAAACTCAACGACCTCTTTTATGAAAATTACAAGGATAAAGGGATCACAAAGGTAGTCGGGATCGAGGCGCGGGGATTCCTGACCGCCTCGGTAATGGCCTACAGGCTCGGTTGCGGTGTTTCGCTTGTCAGGAAGCCGGGAAAGCTCCCGTATGAGACGATCTCGGAATCATATGAGCTCGAATACGGTACCAATGAAATACATCTTCATAACGACGCTGTGCACAAAGGTGATGTAGTCCTATTGATGGATGATCTTCTCGCTACCGGAGGGACAATGGCCGCCACAGTAAAACTGGTGGAAAAACTGGGTGCAAGCATAGCAGGGATCGCCTTTATCGTAGAGCTTGATTTCCTGAAAGGGCGTGAAAAGCTTGGGGGGCATGAAATTTTATCATTGATACGGACAAGCTGA
- a CDS encoding GIY-YIG nuclease family protein produces MHLDYVVYKLTFPNGKIYVGKDVGGSGHSLRYFGSWNNEIVQKDFTKEQLFDFTIRKEILFESTDKEEVGRKEAEYICKLKSNEPKIGYNQTHRF; encoded by the coding sequence ATGCATCTTGATTACGTTGTATATAAGCTTACATTTCCTAATGGTAAAATTTACGTTGGCAAGGATGTCGGTGGAAGTGGGCATTCTTTGCGTTATTTTGGCTCGTGGAACAATGAAATAGTTCAGAAAGATTTTACAAAAGAACAGCTATTTGATTTCACAATCAGAAAAGAAATATTATTTGAATCAACAGATAAGGAAGAAGTTGGCAGAAAAGAAGCCGAGTATATTTGCAAACTAAAATCCAATGAGCCAAAGATTGGCTATAACCAAACTCACAGATTTTGA
- a CDS encoding ankyrin repeat domain-containing protein: MAAVKGDASKVQSLLDQGADVDAQNKYGSTALIEAAGKGHLELISLLLEYGADINATSRYGTSALMMAAEKSNLPLVEFLIENGANVNTKSQDGETALMKASANGDIEIFQLLLDSGAYVNVKDNHEGYTALLLACENNNVEIVKILIKNGANVNSRNVWGTTPLIWASNRGETQIVKMLLKRGADVNVKIADEDGVITALSRAERRGYWEIVDILKKAGAKE, encoded by the coding sequence ATGGCCGCGGTAAAAGGCGATGCTTCCAAGGTTCAATCGCTGCTCGATCAGGGGGCCGACGTAGACGCCCAGAACAAATATGGAAGCACAGCGCTTATCGAGGCCGCAGGGAAGGGTCATCTTGAACTCATATCGCTCCTTCTGGAGTACGGAGCTGACATCAACGCCACAAGCAGATATGGCACATCGGCCCTGATGATGGCGGCGGAGAAAAGCAATCTCCCTTTGGTTGAGTTTCTCATTGAGAATGGGGCCAATGTTAATACAAAATCACAGGATGGGGAAACCGCCCTGATGAAAGCATCGGCAAACGGGGATATTGAGATTTTTCAGCTATTGCTGGACTCGGGCGCATATGTGAACGTCAAGGACAATCACGAGGGGTACACAGCTCTTCTGCTTGCCTGTGAAAATAACAACGTAGAGATTGTGAAGATTCTTATAAAAAACGGCGCGAACGTGAACTCACGAAATGTTTGGGGAACCACCCCGTTGATATGGGCAAGCAACAGAGGGGAGACTCAGATCGTGAAAATGCTCCTCAAAAGGGGCGCCGATGTAAATGTTAAAATCGCCGATGAGGATGGCGTTATCACCGCTTTGAGCCGCGCGGAGAGACGCGGTTATTGGGAAATAGTCGATATTCTTAAAAAAGCGGGAGCCAAAGAATAA
- a CDS encoding methyl-accepting chemotaxis protein has translation MEFFKKYFGNLVLHRGISIQVKIFGILFAFLIAQSLIQLYLNIEQGNNALSQITKSLDESLETLTESQGKRLDQINSAQKEEMHVMSRLIIGSINDMMMTGNADIVKEWFEEVANEEMFLKLQLFRTWNHPGEVSFRDNETIKTVNYVLENSTFRERMIEEKEVIEDSLMDEFNKAMESGTPRFIEQDMGSVPAFTGLFVLPNTEECQSCHGEDHKTRGILRVTISAKNVKMAENDIRKQMEDAKVLQEKEVSEVKGESRTARNISIIAAIVLITINLLVLNSFFRVMVVKPVNDISIIAGKIAGGDLRTEIKMDRDDEIGDLYKSLSEMKENLKRMINQIHKSSMDVSSAASNLNSFALHINEGTTKQTEQSTHAATSVEEMSSTITEIARSSSEALGSSTMARETAERGAKAVQETVEGIHRVFKAMEKSSAMIKTLGENSNEINKIISVIDEIAEQTNLLALNAAIEAARAGEAGRGFAVVADEVRKLAERTTKATKEIAGMIQKIQNDTIEAVGSMDEVMTEVKQDVSLADETGRSLSEIVKKVEISTDMVNHIATASEEQSKTVEEIARNVNEVAQVSIETSKDSKETLVAAQKLSVLADDLSKLVSQFKI, from the coding sequence ATGGAGTTTTTCAAAAAGTATTTTGGAAACCTCGTTCTGCACCGGGGGATTTCCATACAGGTAAAGATATTCGGCATTCTCTTTGCCTTTCTCATAGCCCAATCCCTGATACAGCTATATCTCAATATTGAGCAGGGGAACAACGCCCTCTCCCAGATAACCAAATCGCTGGATGAATCACTTGAAACCCTCACTGAAAGTCAGGGCAAGCGGCTTGACCAGATCAATAGTGCGCAAAAGGAAGAGATGCATGTCATGAGCAGGCTGATTATCGGGAGCATCAACGATATGATGATGACCGGAAACGCCGACATAGTAAAAGAGTGGTTCGAAGAGGTCGCCAACGAGGAGATGTTCTTGAAGCTTCAGCTTTTCCGCACATGGAACCACCCTGGTGAAGTTTCGTTTCGGGATAATGAAACTATAAAAACGGTTAATTACGTTCTTGAAAACAGCACGTTCCGTGAACGGATGATCGAGGAGAAAGAGGTCATTGAAGATTCCTTGATGGATGAATTCAACAAGGCCATGGAGAGCGGAACCCCGCGTTTCATTGAGCAGGATATGGGGAGTGTTCCCGCCTTTACCGGCCTCTTCGTTCTGCCGAATACGGAAGAGTGCCAATCCTGTCACGGCGAGGATCACAAGACGCGAGGTATTCTCAGGGTCACCATTTCAGCAAAAAACGTGAAGATGGCTGAGAACGATATCCGTAAACAGATGGAAGATGCGAAGGTCTTGCAGGAAAAAGAGGTTTCCGAAGTAAAGGGAGAAAGCCGCACCGCGAGGAACATCTCCATTATCGCGGCCATAGTGCTTATCACTATCAACCTCCTTGTTTTGAATTCCTTCTTCAGGGTTATGGTGGTAAAGCCGGTGAATGACATTTCCATTATCGCTGGGAAGATCGCTGGGGGAGATCTAAGGACGGAAATCAAGATGGACCGTGACGATGAGATCGGCGACCTGTACAAATCCCTAAGCGAGATGAAGGAAAACCTTAAAAGAATGATAAATCAGATTCACAAGAGTTCCATGGATGTCTCATCCGCGGCATCGAACTTGAACAGCTTCGCGCTTCATATAAACGAAGGAACAACCAAGCAGACCGAACAGTCAACCCACGCCGCTACATCCGTAGAGGAGATGTCGAGCACCATCACCGAGATAGCGAGAAGCTCTTCGGAAGCTCTGGGATCCTCTACCATGGCACGCGAGACTGCTGAAAGAGGGGCAAAGGCCGTGCAGGAAACAGTGGAAGGGATTCACAGGGTTTTCAAAGCGATGGAAAAATCGAGCGCCATGATCAAAACGCTCGGAGAAAATTCAAACGAGATAAACAAGATAATTTCGGTTATTGACGAGATAGCCGAACAGACAAATCTTCTTGCGCTTAACGCCGCCATTGAGGCTGCCAGGGCAGGCGAGGCTGGTAGAGGCTTTGCGGTTGTTGCGGACGAAGTAAGAAAGCTGGCTGAGAGAACGACAAAGGCCACCAAGGAAATAGCCGGGATGATCCAGAAGATACAGAATGACACAATCGAGGCTGTCGGTTCGATGGATGAAGTTATGACTGAGGTAAAGCAGGATGTCTCCCTGGCGGATGAAACAGGCAGGTCGCTTTCCGAGATAGTGAAAAAGGTGGAAATTTCCACGGATATGGTGAATCATATTGCCACGGCCTCTGAAGAGCAGTCGAAGACTGTGGAGGAGATTGCGAGGAACGTAAACGAGGTGGCCCAGGTCAGTATTGAAACCTCGAAAGATTCGAAAGAAACGCTGGTCGCCGCCCAAAAACTTTCAGTCCTGGCGGATGATCTGAGTAAACTTGTTTCACAGTTCAAGATTTAA
- a CDS encoding FAD-binding oxidoreductase, with protein sequence MGRVISSWGNYPKVTAETSSFHIEEQLTPLVQNGADIIARGMGRSYGDSALALQAISTLPHNRIISFDEESGLITCESGVTLETILDELVPRGWFLPVTPGTKYITVGGAIASDVHGKNHHKEGTFSEHVISLRIMLADGSVVDCSPTENEILFRSTCGGMGLTGIILSAIFRMKKIESAWIKLKEIRASGLRELMSLFEASVESEYSVAWIDCQKRGGDMGRGVLMLGEHATKGELPPGREPLALPRKTRLTVPFFLPGFLLNRYSVTAFNNVYWSLHGGAERLVDYDTFFYPLDFVGSWNRIYGRAGFLQYQFVLPRESSMNGISEALREVARSGNGSFLAVLKLFGAENKNILSFPMEGYTVALDFPVSGKSFRLLDRLDEIVVANGGRIYLTKDARMPRDVFRKGYKRAEEFLDLRRSGGGHSRFISLQSGRLGI encoded by the coding sequence ATGGGACGCGTCATTTCCAGCTGGGGCAATTACCCGAAAGTAACGGCAGAAACCTCTTCATTCCATATCGAGGAACAGCTCACCCCGCTTGTTCAAAACGGCGCAGACATCATTGCCAGGGGGATGGGGCGCTCATACGGCGATTCCGCGCTCGCGCTTCAAGCGATATCGACCCTCCCGCATAACCGGATAATTTCATTTGATGAAGAGAGCGGTTTGATAACATGCGAATCGGGGGTAACTCTTGAGACGATCCTCGACGAACTTGTTCCGAGGGGGTGGTTTCTCCCGGTTACGCCGGGGACGAAATATATCACGGTCGGCGGGGCGATAGCTTCGGACGTTCACGGCAAGAACCATCACAAGGAGGGGACATTTTCCGAGCATGTCATCTCGCTTAGGATAATGCTGGCCGACGGAAGCGTGGTCGACTGTTCGCCAACGGAAAACGAAATTCTATTCCGATCTACATGCGGAGGGATGGGGCTTACCGGAATAATTCTGTCAGCTATATTCCGCATGAAAAAGATCGAAAGCGCATGGATAAAGCTGAAGGAGATTCGCGCTTCAGGTCTCAGAGAACTGATGAGCCTTTTTGAAGCTTCGGTTGAAAGCGAATATTCGGTGGCATGGATAGATTGCCAAAAGCGCGGGGGCGATATGGGGCGAGGCGTGCTGATGCTGGGTGAACACGCAACGAAGGGTGAACTCCCTCCCGGCAGGGAACCGCTTGCTCTTCCGCGAAAAACGCGGCTGACTGTCCCTTTCTTTCTCCCCGGCTTTCTTCTTAACAGGTATTCCGTCACGGCGTTTAACAATGTTTATTGGTCGTTGCATGGCGGAGCGGAGCGGCTGGTCGACTACGACACATTTTTCTATCCTCTTGATTTTGTCGGGAGCTGGAACAGGATATACGGAAGGGCCGGCTTTCTGCAGTATCAGTTCGTCCTTCCAAGGGAGTCTTCAATGAACGGGATTTCCGAGGCGCTTCGCGAGGTGGCGAGAAGCGGCAACGGCTCGTTCCTGGCGGTGCTTAAACTTTTCGGCGCAGAAAATAAAAATATCCTTTCATTCCCTATGGAGGGGTATACGGTAGCGCTCGACTTTCCCGTATCGGGAAAATCGTTCCGGTTGCTGGACCGCCTGGATGAGATTGTTGTCGCTAACGGCGGTAGGATCTATCTCACAAAAGACGCGAGAATGCCTCGTGATGTATTCAGAAAAGGGTATAAAAGAGCGGAGGAGTTTCTCGATCTGAGGCGGAGCGGTGGCGGGCATTCCCGTTTCATCTCTCTTCAGTCGGGACGGCTCGGAATATGA
- the dinB gene encoding DNA polymerase IV: MAVKWSGRKIIHIDMDAFYASIEMRDNPSLKKRPIAVGGSPGERGVISTANYEARKYGVKSALPSSRAMRLCPNLLILPPDMKKYVAVSKVIREIFSRFTEIYEPLSLDEAFLDVTGSTDFQGSAYLIAKEIRRLIFKETSLTASAGISHNKFLAKVASDWKKPDGQFLISPEMVDEFMPPLPVRKIFGVGRVTAEKMGEMGIHTCGDLQKLSVEKLVLKFGGFGRELYRLCRGDDDRPVVTSRVRKSLSVERTFSSDLAGEEELLGKLPGLYFEFRERLSRHIEKRGASPLKTMFVKIRFSDFSSTTVERPVAPDMRAESFIPLFREGYERAGMPVRLIGLGVKFAGSPSSRSISAEESRQLAFF, encoded by the coding sequence ATGGCTGTGAAGTGGAGCGGCAGGAAAATAATTCATATCGATATGGATGCCTTTTACGCCTCCATTGAGATGAGGGATAATCCCTCCCTGAAAAAGAGGCCGATAGCGGTCGGCGGAAGCCCGGGAGAGCGCGGGGTCATCTCGACAGCGAATTACGAGGCGAGGAAGTACGGCGTGAAGTCCGCGCTCCCGTCGTCTAGAGCGATGCGCCTCTGCCCGAATCTCCTCATACTCCCACCCGACATGAAAAAATATGTAGCCGTATCAAAGGTAATACGGGAGATATTCAGCCGGTTTACGGAGATCTACGAGCCTCTCTCTCTCGACGAGGCGTTCCTGGACGTCACCGGATCGACCGATTTTCAGGGGAGCGCCTACCTGATCGCGAAGGAGATAAGGAGACTCATTTTCAAGGAGACGTCTCTCACCGCCTCGGCTGGGATATCGCACAACAAGTTTCTCGCGAAGGTTGCAAGCGACTGGAAAAAGCCCGACGGCCAGTTTTTGATAAGCCCGGAGATGGTTGATGAATTCATGCCCCCTCTCCCTGTGCGGAAGATCTTCGGGGTGGGGCGGGTGACAGCCGAGAAGATGGGGGAGATGGGGATACATACTTGCGGCGACCTTCAAAAGCTGTCTGTGGAAAAACTTGTCTTGAAATTCGGCGGATTCGGGCGCGAGCTCTATCGCCTCTGCAGGGGGGATGACGACCGCCCGGTGGTGACTTCGCGCGTCCGGAAATCATTAAGCGTCGAGAGAACATTCAGCAGTGATCTGGCCGGGGAGGAAGAGCTCCTTGGGAAACTCCCCGGCCTCTATTTCGAATTCAGGGAGAGGCTCTCGCGGCATATCGAAAAGAGGGGTGCGTCACCGCTCAAGACGATGTTCGTAAAGATACGCTTTTCCGATTTCTCTTCGACGACGGTTGAGCGCCCCGTCGCGCCGGATATGCGCGCGGAGAGTTTCATCCCGCTTTTCAGGGAGGGTTACGAGCGCGCCGGAATGCCGGTAAGGCTCATAGGACTCGGTGTGAAGTTCGCAGGCTCCCCCTCCAGCCGCTCAATATCTGCCGAAGAGTCCCGCCAGCTCGCCTTTTTCTGA